A stretch of DNA from Bacillus sp. Marseille-Q1617:
TGAAAATCTTGAACCGACGGATGCGTATCCGAGACTCGTAAATGAAATCCTGCCGACACCGCTTGTCGGATTCTTCGCAGCGGTATTGTTCGGGGCGATCCTGTCTTCGTTCAACTCGGCATTGAATTCATCTGTCACTCTATTTATCTTGAATATTTACAAGCCTTACATGAAACCGGGGGCATCCGATAAACAGCTTGTCAAAACAGGGAAGTATTTCGGGACGCTCTTAGCAGTATTTGCAATGGTATTGGCGCCGCTTATCGAAAAAGCGCCTCAAGGGTTCTTCCAATACCTCCAGATTGTAAACGGTTTCTATAATGTACCTATTTTCACGATCATCATCATCGGGTATCTGACGAAGCGGGTGCCGGCGATTGCGGCTAAGGTTTCCCTCTTTGTATTCATTTCGATTTACGCCGTGACGCAGCTGTTCTGGGATACAGGCCTGCACTTCCTGCACATCTTGGGGATTCTGTTCGTTCTCTGTTCAGGACTCATGCTGATCATCGGAAAGATCAAGCCGAGGGATACAGATTTTGTACTTGAAGAATCACATAAAGTCGATATGAAACCGTGGAAGCTTGTGTACCCGATCGGGATTGCCGTGACCATTGCGATGATCATCATTTATATGATCTTCTCTCCGGCAGGTATCGGTGCATAGGAAACTTACAATCGAACAGTCAGGTGACTTTGCCTGGCTGTTCTTTTTAAAAAGCGGCACTGCAGCAGGCTGCTTAGGTTTTCCATTCCCCTCACGCCCACCAGTGATTTTAAGGAAAATAAACCCTTAGTAAAACTTTTACTAAAAGTTTATTGACGGACAAAGGTGCTTTGAATTAACATGAAATTGGAAGCGGTTACGGTTCATTTGACAGAATCGGCCGCAGGATGAACGAATGATAGATTGACAGATTTGGATTTATAGGAGGAATCACGATGGAGTTTCAAAAGCTTTCAGAGAGCTTTCAGAAGATATTCGGTCAAGCGGCGGAAAGGGCATTCTTTGCACCGGGCCGCATCAACTTGATCGGTGAACACACGGATTATAATGGGGGGCATGTTTTTCCAGGTGCGATCACGTTCGGCACATACGCATTTGCACGGAAAAGGGAGGACCGGCTTGTCAGGATGTATTCGCTGAATTTTGAAGAGAAGAGCATCATCGAATTTGACGTCGACTCACTTGACTTTGACAAAAAACATGATTGGTCAAACTATCCGAAAGGGATGATCCGTTATTTAAAAGAAGCAGGCCACAACATCGATACCGGGATGGACGTCCTTTACTTTGGCAATATCCCGAACGGGGCTGGGCTGTCATCATCGGCTTCCATCGAACTTGCGACCGGGGTGCTACTTCAAGGAATGTTCAGCCTTGATACGGAACGCCTCGAGCTTGTGGAAACCGGTAAAAAGGTGGAGAACGAGTTCATCGGTGTCAACAGCGGGATCATGGATCAGTTCGCCATCGGCATGGGGAAAAAGGGAACGGGCATCCTGCTTGATACCCATACCCTTCACTATCAATATGCCCCGCTCGATCTCGAACACCATAAAATCATCATCATGAATACGAATAAACGCCGCGAGCTGGCAGGCTCGAAATACAATGAGCGCAGGAAGGAATGTGAATCCGCGCTGAAAAGTCTGCAGGAGGTGGTCGATATCAGTTCTCTCGGCGATTTGACCGAGGAAGAATTCGAACAGCATAAACGGGTGATCGCGGGTGAAACCGAACAGAAGCGGGCAAAGCATGCTGTTTACGAAAACCGCCGGACATTGAAGGCGCTGGCTTGCTTGAAGAACGGACAGCTCGCAGAATTCGGGAAGCTGATGAATGAATCCCACGTGTCGCTGCGTGATGATTACGAGGTGACGGGAAAAGAACTTGATGCCCTCGTGGAAGCAGCCTGGAACCAGCCGGGCGTTGTCGGGGCGAGGATGACAGGTGCCGGGTTTGGCGGCTGCGCGATTGCGATTGTGGAAAATGAATATGTGGAACGTTTTATTGCAGAAGTAGGGAAAGAATATAAGGAAGAAATCGGCTATGAAGCGGCATTTTATACAGCAGACATCGGTGACGGTGCAAAAGAATTAGACAAAGAGGTGATCGTATGAACGTGTTAGTGCTTGGCGGTGCAGGATATGTAGGTTCCCACGCAGTCTATCAGCTGGTGGAAAAGGGATACCGTACGATTGTGGTGGATAATCTTCAGACAGGTCATGAAGGGGCCATCCATAAGGATGCTGTCTTCTATAAAGGTGACATTCGCGACAAGCATTTCCTTCGCTATGTTTTTGAAAACGAAAGCATTGACGGCGTCATCCACTTTGCAGCAAACTCGCTTGTCGGCGAATCTATGGAAAATCCGCTGAAATACTTTGATAACAACGTGTACGGCACTCAGGTGACGCTTGAAGTCATGAAAGAATTCGGCGTGAAGAACATCGTCTTTTCATCGACTGCCGCAACATACGGTGAACCCGAGCAGGTGCCGATCACGGAGGACATGGTGACAAACCCGACTAACGCGTACGGTGAAACGAAGCTCGCGATGGAAAAGATGATGAGATGGTGCGACGAGGCATATGGCATCAAATTCGTTTCGCTCCGTTACTTCAATGTGGCAGGTGCGAGAACGAGCGGTGAAATCGGCGAGGATCATGACCCGGAGACCCACCTGATCCCGATCATCCTCCAGGTTGCCTTGGAGCAGCGTGAGCATATCACGATCTTCGGTGAAGATTACGATACACCGGACGGCACATGCATTCGTGATTATATCCATGTCGACGATCTGATTGAAGCTCATCTATTAGCCTTGAATTATTTGAAGGAAACCGGGGAAAGCAATATCTTCAACCTTGGCAGCAGCCAGGGCTTTTCTGTAAAAGAAATGATCGATGCCGCGCGCAAGGTGACCGGGCATCCGATTCCGGCAAAGGTCGGGGAGAGAAGAGCAGGTGACCCGAGCAAGCTGATCGCTTCTTCTGACAAGGCAAAGAGCGTGCTTGGCTGGCATCCTTCAAGAACTTCGATTGAAAGGATCATCGGGGACGCCTGGAATTGGCATGAAAATCACCCATACGGCTACAGAGACGGAAAGGGAGAGTGATGGAGATGACCATTTTCCAAAAGGTTGACGCACTGATCGCAAAAGCGCTTGAAGCCGGACTGATTACAAAAGAAGATGAAGTGTATGCGCGGAACCGGGTGCTGGCCTTACTGAAGCTGGAAGACTATCAGCCGGAGTATGCAGCAGATTCCGGGGACATTCCGGACTTGCTCCAAGGGCTGACCGAATATGCAGTCGAAAAAGGCATCATCGACGATCTGTTCGATAAGAAGGAAATCTTCTCTGCAGAAGTGATGGACTGTTTCATCGCGAGGCCATCCGTCATCAATTCAGAGTTCTTCACCCGATATGAACGCGATCCCGGGGAAGCAACAGATTATTTTTATAAATTAAGCCGGGACAGCAACTACATCCAGACGAAGCGGATTCAGCAGAACATCAGCTACAAGGCCCCGACTGAATACGGGGAGCTCGATATCACCATCAATCTGTCGAAGCCGGAAAAAGATCCGAAGCAGATTGCCATGGAACGCGCGATGCCGAAGAAGGATAACCAATACCCGCAGTGCCTCCTGTGCGTCGAGAACGAGGGATATGCCGGCCGGATCGGACACCCGGCACGGGCGAACCACCGGATGATCAGGCTGAACCTAGGGGATGAAGACTGGATGCTTCAGTATTCCCCGTATGTGTATTACAACGAACACTGCATCGTCCTGTCGAAGGAGCACCGTCCGATGGAGATCAACAAGAGCGGATTCGAGCGCCTGCTTCATTTCGTCCATCAATTTCCGCATTATTTTGCCGGGTCGAATGCAGACCTGCCGATCGTTGGAGGCTCGATCCTGTCTCACGACCATTATCAGGGCGGGCGCTATGACTTTGCGATGGCGAAGGCGGAAAGCGAGTACAGGTTTTCATTGGATGGGTTTTCAGGAGTCGAAGCGGCCATCGTAAAGTGGCCGATGTCTGTCATACGGTTGAGCTCGGATGAAATGGCGAAGCTTGCGGATGCCGCTGATGATATCCTGTCGCAATGGAAGGAATACAGCGACCCTGAAGTCGACATCATCGCTTATTCCCGGGACACCCGCCACAACACGATCACACCGATCGCACGCATGCGTGACGGCAAATACGAACTGGATCTCGTGCTGCGGAACAACCGCACCAACGATGAGCATCCGATGGGCATCTTCCATCCGCACGCCGATGTCCATCACATCAAAAAAGAAAACATCGGCCTCATCGAAGTCATGGGCCTAGCCGTTCTGCCGGCACGCCTGAAGGGCGAACTACAAGAAGTCGAAAAAGCCCTATTGGGAACAGACCATAACGTCGAAGACATCCACCTGCCATGGGTCCAGCAAATGAAAGACCGCCACGGCAGCGAAGTCAACAAAGAAAACGTAAGCGGCATCGTCCGCGAAGAACTCGGCCACAAATTCTCCCGCGTCCTCGAAGACGCCGGAGTCTTCAAACGAGACGACCAGGGAATGAACGCATTCAGAAAGTTCGTGGATGGGTTGAGTGGGAAATAGACAATTCTTTCGGTGGTGAGAATTGCAGGCGGAATCAGAGGACAATTTCATGTGTCGAGCTAGCGTCTTGTAAAAATTATTTATTGTTTTAACCCGTTCCAGCTTTTGATTGGAGTGGAAGACGAAGACTCCTGCGGGAGAAGTGGCCAATGTGAGACCCCGCAGGCAAAGCCGAGGAGGCTCACGGGTCACCCGCGGAAAGCGAAGTCTTCCACGGAAATCAAAAGCGGTAATTAGCAGCGATTCTAAAGATTACTTTATAAATTTATATTAAAGAAAGCCTACAGAGGAGAAAGGTGATAAACATGTACCTAGGTGTTGATTACTACCCCGAACATTGGGACAAATCACTCATCGATGAAGACCTTACCCGCATGAAAGAAATGGGCGTCAACATGATACGGATCGGCGAATTCGCCTGGCACCTCATGGAAAAACAAGAAGGAACCTTCGACTTTTCATTTTTCGATCACGTCATCAAAAAGGCAAAACGCCAAGGAATAAGCGTCATGTTCGGAACCCCGACTGCCACATTCCCGGCATGGCTTGCAAAAAACCATCCTGATATCCTGATCGAAGATATCAACGGAAACAAAAAGGCATTCGGCGGCCGCCGCCAATACTGCTTCAACTCAGAAACCTATGAAGCATACTCCCTGCGCATCGTCGAAAAACTCGTGGATCACTACAAGGACGAAGAAGCGATTGTGTCATGGCAGATCGACAACGAGTTTGGACATGAAGGCAGCGACATGTGCTACTGCGGCCAATGCCAGGATGCGTTCCAGCGTTTCCTTGAAAAGAAATACGATTCAATCGATGAACTCAATGAGCGATGGGGGACGATTTTCTGGGGGCAGACGTATAATGACTTCTCTGAAATCCCTGTCCCGAAAGTGACGGTCACCGTCCATAATCCGGCGATGATGCTTGATTGGGCTCGCTTCCGCTCAGCGTCACTTGCAGGCTTCGCCCATAAACACATCGAACTCGTCAACAGACTGAAAGGCAATCACCAGACCGTCACGACGAACCTGCCTGGCGGATTTTTCGATAAATGGTTCGACCACAACGAATTTTCAAGGGAGCTCGATTTCGTGTCCTATGACAATTATCCGGTCTGGGGCGGCTTGAAGGAGCCGATTTCACCTGCCCACCTATCGATGACGCTCGATTATGTCCGGGGCTTGAAGAAGGAGAATTTCTGGATTGTAGAGGAATTGATGGGGGCACAGGGTCATGACATCATCGGTTACCTGCCTCGTCCGAATCAGGCAAAGGCATGGGCATGGCATGCGTTCGCCCACGGCTGCTCCAATATGCTATTCTTCCGCTGGCGCGGGATGAATAAGGGCGCCGAGCAATACTGCCTGGGAATCCTGGATTCCAACAACCGGACGACACGCAAATACAAGGAAGTCCAGCAATTTTTCAGTGAAGTGAAAGAGCATAAGGCGCTGTTTGATGCACCCGTCAAAGCGGATGTTGCGCTTGTATACGACTTTGATACCATCTGGTCATGGAGGAATCAGCAGCAAAATGCGAGCATCGATTACACGGAGGAAATTCTTCGTCTTTATGAACCCTTCCATAAGCAAAATACGTCCATCGATGTGATTAAATACGATCAGGACTTCTCCGATTATAAGGTGCTTCTTCTTCCGGTGGCAAAAGTGATGGATCCTGAATTGGCCGGTCGTCTCGAGGAATTCACAAGGAACGGGGGAACCGTCGTCATGTCCTACCGTGCAGGTGTGAAGGACCGCGACAACAACCTTGTATTCGGAAAAATGGTTCCAGGGGAGCTTTCCGGACTTCTGGGCATCGAAGTCGAAGAATCCGAGTCCCTGCAGGCGGGTGAGTCAGCTCCTGTTGTCCCTGTCGACGGCGGGGAGGCAACAGAGGCGGTCTACTGGCGCGATCTCGTGAAGCCGCTGACCGCACGCACGCTGCATCGCTACGATGACCGTTTCTACAATGAATATTCCTGTGTGACCGAAAATGATTTCGGCAAGGGTAAAGCCTATTACATCGGTGCAGGTGTTCAGCAGGAAATCATGCATTCACTGGCCAAAACGATCGCATCATCCTCTGGTCTTCATACAGTCGAGTCCAACCCTGGAGTTGAAATCATCACGAGAACGGCAGAAGGAAAAGACTATCAGGTGATCGTGAACCATAACGGATACGAAGAGACATTCAATGGCATCGAGCTCCAGCCGTATGAATGCCGCATCGTAGAGGTGTAATGGATTGGATATCAGAAAAGAACTATTCGGAGAAATCGAAGGAAAGCAGGTCGACTCCTACACGTTAAAAAATGATCATGGAATGGAAGTGTCCTTCATTACGTATGGAGGAGCTGTGACCAAGATCCTTGCGCCTGACCGGCATGGCCGTCTTGAAAATGTCGTCCTTGGATTCGACACGCTGGACGAATATATCAAACACACCCATTATTTCGGTGCCATTGCCGGAAGGGTCGCCGGCCGGATCGGTAACGCCCGGTATTCCTGGAATGGGAAGACAGTGGAACTGACTCCGAACGAAGGGCGCAATCACCTGCACGGCGGGAGTGTTGGTTTTAACCGTGTGATTTGGAATGAGGAAAAAGTCAGTGTCGCAGGTGACAGGGCCAGCGTGAAGATTTCCTATCGCAGCCTGGATGGAGAAGAAGGCTATCCAGGCAACGTGAAGGTTGAGGCAGCCTATACCCTGACGGATGAGGGCGATTTCATCATTGAGTATCAAGCTGAAACCGACCGTGATACACCGGTCAATCTCACCAATCACAGTTATTTCAATCTTAGCGGTGACGCCAAGAGTCCTATTTTGAATCATACCCTGCAGATGGAAGCGGACGCCTACCTACCATTGACAGACACAAATCTGCCGACGGGAGAAATCCGCCCGGTAGAAGGGACGCCGTTTGACTTCCGCCAGCCGCGCACCATTCTGGATGGGATGGAAGAGTCCCAAGAAACGAAAGATGGATATGACCACCCCTTTGTTTTAAAGGAGGATGGAAGTGTCGTTCTTTCACACGGAGGGAGCGGCAGGACGATGACCGTCGAAACCGACCAGAAATCCGTCGTCCTCTACACCGGGAACTTTCTAACAGGTGAGCGTCTGAGCGGTGGCGGCACAGCCGGCAGACATATGGGGCTCTGCCTCGAAACCCAAGGCTATCCCGACGCCGTCAACCACCCTCACTTCCCATCGGTGATGGTCAAAGCGGGGGATGTGTACAGGGCTTCCAACGTATATAAATTCGCAATAGTGAAGTAGAAGAATTAGGAGGGACTGGCCTTTAGAGAGATAAAGGACAGTCCTTTTTGTGTTGGTAAGTGGGGATCCGGCAGGTGCTTGGGCTCAGGTATCTGGATTGAGTGCTGGGTATTGGGTGCCAGGCACAAATCAGCGCTATTGTGCCAGGCACCGAGTGAAGGCACCGAGTAAGGCGGAATAACCTCTGCCCCCTGCAAAAAGTGAAAGGGTTTTCACCTAATTAAGTGGTTTATCGTTTTATCCCGCATAAATTGGGTAACTTTATACTAAATACCAATAACTACTTATACTGAGCAGGAGGGAAACGATGATCAGCCAAACACGTGACATTGTCCAGAAATCGCTGGACGCTTTACTGGAAGATGAACACTTTTTACCGGAATTGCAAGGGGATGCGAGGGAGCAGGCTTTCACTTCGCTGACAGCCATTCTGTCCACCCCGAATCATGTACATAAATCTTTCCTGAGGGTGCCGCTGGAAAATGGGCGGGTCGACCGCATTCCCGCTTTCCGGGTGCAGCATAACAACGCATTGGGCCCGTATAAAGGAGGGATCCGTTTCCACGAGTCCGTCAATGAAGACGAAGTGGTGAACCTCGCGTCGCTCATGACTCTCAAGAACGCCCTTCATGACGTTCCGTTCGGGGGAGGGAAAGGCGGTATCATCATCAATCCGCGGGATTACACGGACAAAGAACTGAACCTGATTGCCAAGAAGTATGTCCAGTATTTCAGTGATGTCATCGGACCCGACAAGGATATCCCGGCGCCCGACATGGGGTCAGGGGAACGCGAGATGGACTGGATGATGTCCGAGTATAAAAGCATCCATCCTGGCTATCCCTATAGGGGCAGCTTCACGGGTAAAAGCGTCATAAATGGTGGTTCACTGGGGCGCAGGGAAGCGACCGGTAAGGGCGTATTTTTTACGTTCCGTTATATGATCCATGATTTTATTAAAAACCAGAAGAATCTGCTGACGAAGACGGATAATGTGTTTGCCAAGACTGCCTTGAAATACGAAGATAAGCCGCTTACCATTTCCGTGCAGGGATTCGGAAATGTCGGGTCTGTCGCGGCTCTTGAAGCCTACCAGTCCACTCATCTGAAGAACAAGGTCGTCGCTGTCAGCGACAGGAACGTGACGCTTTACAACAGTGACGGGCTGGATATTCCCGCATTGATTGAATTTACGATGAGAAATAAAGGAGACCTGCCGACAACCCCTGAACAATTGAAGGAGATTGATACGAAAGCCGAAATATCAGATCGCGAAGATGTCCTGTATCTGGATGTGGATGTCCTCATCCTCGCCGCCCTGGAAGACCAGATCCATAAAGACAATATGGAAAAAGTGAAGGCTGGCATCCTCGTCGAAGGAGCGAACGCCCCTGTCACCACGGAAGCCGACAAATTCCTGAGTGACAAGGGAGTCATCATCGTACCGGATATCCTCGCCAATGCCGGCGGTGTGATCGTCTCTTATTTCGAATGGCTGCAGGGAAGGGAAACCCAGTTTTATTCAGAAGATCAGGTATTCAGTCGCCTATACGAAAAAATGCAGGCAACTCTGGATACGGTCCTTCCGCAATTCTTCGGAGACCCATTCCCACTCCGCCAGAACTGCTATATCCACTCCGTCACCAAGTTGTCGACCATCTTATACAGACAGGGGAAACTTTATTGAATTAACGCATCGAGGGACGGGCCTTTAGCGAGCTAAAGGCCCGTCCCTCACTATGTTTAGTTGAATTTCTAACGGGAAAAGGATTGATAGAAAGACATTCATTACTTTGAAAGGAGAGATGCCGGCATGGCAGAACGAAATGTGAAGAAGCTTCCATACAAAGGAATCAATACAGAGAAGAACAATGGACTGACGGACACACAGGAAGTTTTATGGGCGAAGGAATTTAAACGTGCAACAAAAGCTGGATATCCCGACGAAGTGAAGAGTGACCGCGGATAGGATCTTTGGATTGTGACCCTGTGGACCGGGCTGTTAATGTGCGGTTTATGGGGTTTTTTGTTTGTAAATAAGTACAAAAGCTATTTAGCTTTATCAACATCTCCATGGAGCTGAAATTTCACTCTCGAATAAGTGTAGTCTTTTTTATTTTTTCCAAGTTAGTAAAATCACTTCATTATGACCTCAAAATGAACTTCTTAAAATATCCCCAAATGGTGAAAATAAATTACCCACAAATCCCTTTATATCAACCTTTATCATCAACCCCCCTGCACTTTACTAAAATAATAAAAATTTTAGTAAAAATACGATTGACTATTTTCTGATAATTTACTAAAATCTTAAGTAAGATGTAAACGCTTTCTAATGGGTGTTTTTATTTTTTGACGGAACAAGAAAACGATTACAACTCTTTTAATCTAAGAAACTAAGGGGGACAAAGGGTATGAGGAAATTATTCGTAATGATGAGCATCATTGCTGCATTGATGATCGCCGGCTGCAGCTCCAGCAGTTCGGGAGGCAGCAAGGATGGAGAAGTGACGTTGACGGCCTGGGCCTGGAACGTAAACGTGGGGGCCTTGAATGACGCCGTGAAGGAATATCAAAAGGAGCATCCGAATGTGAAACTGAAAGTGGAAGACATCGGGCGTTTGGATGTGTATGACAAACTGTCAACTGGTCTTGCAGCAGGCGGCGTCGGGCTTCCTGACATCGTATTGGTGGAAGATGACCGCATCCAGGGATATGTTCAGGCATTCCCTCAAGGATTCCTGGACCTTTCAGAAAAAGGATTTGACGATCATAAAGATAAGTTCCCTTCTTTCAAAAATGACCTGGCACAGGTGGATGGAAAATACTTCGCCATGCCATTCGATGCGGGCCCGGGGGGGATGTTCTACCGCAGAAGCCTGTTTGAAGAAGCGGGAGTGAAAGCAGAAGACATCGAGACATG
This window harbors:
- a CDS encoding galactokinase, whose product is MEFQKLSESFQKIFGQAAERAFFAPGRINLIGEHTDYNGGHVFPGAITFGTYAFARKREDRLVRMYSLNFEEKSIIEFDVDSLDFDKKHDWSNYPKGMIRYLKEAGHNIDTGMDVLYFGNIPNGAGLSSSASIELATGVLLQGMFSLDTERLELVETGKKVENEFIGVNSGIMDQFAIGMGKKGTGILLDTHTLHYQYAPLDLEHHKIIIMNTNKRRELAGSKYNERRKECESALKSLQEVVDISSLGDLTEEEFEQHKRVIAGETEQKRAKHAVYENRRTLKALACLKNGQLAEFGKLMNESHVSLRDDYEVTGKELDALVEAAWNQPGVVGARMTGAGFGGCAIAIVENEYVERFIAEVGKEYKEEIGYEAAFYTADIGDGAKELDKEVIV
- the galE gene encoding UDP-glucose 4-epimerase GalE → MNVLVLGGAGYVGSHAVYQLVEKGYRTIVVDNLQTGHEGAIHKDAVFYKGDIRDKHFLRYVFENESIDGVIHFAANSLVGESMENPLKYFDNNVYGTQVTLEVMKEFGVKNIVFSSTAATYGEPEQVPITEDMVTNPTNAYGETKLAMEKMMRWCDEAYGIKFVSLRYFNVAGARTSGEIGEDHDPETHLIPIILQVALEQREHITIFGEDYDTPDGTCIRDYIHVDDLIEAHLLALNYLKETGESNIFNLGSSQGFSVKEMIDAARKVTGHPIPAKVGERRAGDPSKLIASSDKAKSVLGWHPSRTSIERIIGDAWNWHENHPYGYRDGKGE
- the galT gene encoding UDP-glucose--hexose-1-phosphate uridylyltransferase, with protein sequence MTIFQKVDALIAKALEAGLITKEDEVYARNRVLALLKLEDYQPEYAADSGDIPDLLQGLTEYAVEKGIIDDLFDKKEIFSAEVMDCFIARPSVINSEFFTRYERDPGEATDYFYKLSRDSNYIQTKRIQQNISYKAPTEYGELDITINLSKPEKDPKQIAMERAMPKKDNQYPQCLLCVENEGYAGRIGHPARANHRMIRLNLGDEDWMLQYSPYVYYNEHCIVLSKEHRPMEINKSGFERLLHFVHQFPHYFAGSNADLPIVGGSILSHDHYQGGRYDFAMAKAESEYRFSLDGFSGVEAAIVKWPMSVIRLSSDEMAKLADAADDILSQWKEYSDPEVDIIAYSRDTRHNTITPIARMRDGKYELDLVLRNNRTNDEHPMGIFHPHADVHHIKKENIGLIEVMGLAVLPARLKGELQEVEKALLGTDHNVEDIHLPWVQQMKDRHGSEVNKENVSGIVREELGHKFSRVLEDAGVFKRDDQGMNAFRKFVDGLSGK
- a CDS encoding beta-galactosidase — encoded protein: MYLGVDYYPEHWDKSLIDEDLTRMKEMGVNMIRIGEFAWHLMEKQEGTFDFSFFDHVIKKAKRQGISVMFGTPTATFPAWLAKNHPDILIEDINGNKKAFGGRRQYCFNSETYEAYSLRIVEKLVDHYKDEEAIVSWQIDNEFGHEGSDMCYCGQCQDAFQRFLEKKYDSIDELNERWGTIFWGQTYNDFSEIPVPKVTVTVHNPAMMLDWARFRSASLAGFAHKHIELVNRLKGNHQTVTTNLPGGFFDKWFDHNEFSRELDFVSYDNYPVWGGLKEPISPAHLSMTLDYVRGLKKENFWIVEELMGAQGHDIIGYLPRPNQAKAWAWHAFAHGCSNMLFFRWRGMNKGAEQYCLGILDSNNRTTRKYKEVQQFFSEVKEHKALFDAPVKADVALVYDFDTIWSWRNQQQNASIDYTEEILRLYEPFHKQNTSIDVIKYDQDFSDYKVLLLPVAKVMDPELAGRLEEFTRNGGTVVMSYRAGVKDRDNNLVFGKMVPGELSGLLGIEVEESESLQAGESAPVVPVDGGEATEAVYWRDLVKPLTARTLHRYDDRFYNEYSCVTENDFGKGKAYYIGAGVQQEIMHSLAKTIASSSGLHTVESNPGVEIITRTAEGKDYQVIVNHNGYEETFNGIELQPYECRIVEV
- a CDS encoding aldose epimerase family protein; this encodes MDIRKELFGEIEGKQVDSYTLKNDHGMEVSFITYGGAVTKILAPDRHGRLENVVLGFDTLDEYIKHTHYFGAIAGRVAGRIGNARYSWNGKTVELTPNEGRNHLHGGSVGFNRVIWNEEKVSVAGDRASVKISYRSLDGEEGYPGNVKVEAAYTLTDEGDFIIEYQAETDRDTPVNLTNHSYFNLSGDAKSPILNHTLQMEADAYLPLTDTNLPTGEIRPVEGTPFDFRQPRTILDGMEESQETKDGYDHPFVLKEDGSVVLSHGGSGRTMTVETDQKSVVLYTGNFLTGERLSGGGTAGRHMGLCLETQGYPDAVNHPHFPSVMVKAGDVYRASNVYKFAIVK
- a CDS encoding Glu/Leu/Phe/Val dehydrogenase codes for the protein MISQTRDIVQKSLDALLEDEHFLPELQGDAREQAFTSLTAILSTPNHVHKSFLRVPLENGRVDRIPAFRVQHNNALGPYKGGIRFHESVNEDEVVNLASLMTLKNALHDVPFGGGKGGIIINPRDYTDKELNLIAKKYVQYFSDVIGPDKDIPAPDMGSGEREMDWMMSEYKSIHPGYPYRGSFTGKSVINGGSLGRREATGKGVFFTFRYMIHDFIKNQKNLLTKTDNVFAKTALKYEDKPLTISVQGFGNVGSVAALEAYQSTHLKNKVVAVSDRNVTLYNSDGLDIPALIEFTMRNKGDLPTTPEQLKEIDTKAEISDREDVLYLDVDVLILAALEDQIHKDNMEKVKAGILVEGANAPVTTEADKFLSDKGVIIVPDILANAGGVIVSYFEWLQGRETQFYSEDQVFSRLYEKMQATLDTVLPQFFGDPFPLRQNCYIHSVTKLSTILYRQGKLY
- a CDS encoding YfhE family protein — its product is MAERNVKKLPYKGINTEKNNGLTDTQEVLWAKEFKRATKAGYPDEVKSDRG